The region CGAACGGCTTTTCATTCTCTGGAATGGCGCCTTCGTTGATCATCAACAGGGAAGAGGCGGAGATACATTCGGTCAGTGTTCGGTCATGCTGGTAAAAATTCCCGAAAGCGAGCGGATTGAGTAATGTAATACGTGTAAACGCCTAGCTGATTATCCGGTTATCCGGTTTGAAACACATAGAAAACTTTTAAATCAGAATTGATGATTTCTTCCGATAGTATGTGATCCCCCCTGCCTGCGGCATCCCCCCTTTTTAAGGGGGGCGTGGCTTTTCAGGCACTTTCATCCCCCTTTCTTTTATAAGGGGGAAACGGCGCAGCCGAGGGGGATCAATTATCTCAGCTGATTTAACTGGATAACCGGAATAGATTGTTTATACTATCATTAGTGATTATTAATCATTCATACTTGATTTAGGCATACAAAACATAAATCCCCGTTCCATTAAATTTTTATGAATAGACCGGATCAGGTTCACGAAACTTGTCTGGAACGGAAATTCATGTCGGGCGTCAATCCCTATGAGCATTTATAGTGCCCATCCTTTCTTAAGAATCTGCGCCGATGAGCCGAAATGCATGATACAGAGCATGACGGCATGGTCGCTTTTAAATCCGGAAATACAAGTATGAATGGATCGTTTTCCCCGAGTATCAGTATCAAACGGTTCATAACGCTCTGGGTCGGCAGTATCATGGCGGCCTGTGTTGTTCTTTCCATCGCGATATTGATTATCATCGGGAAACTCGAATCGCTCAATACCAAGACTATCAATGATTTGCAGGCTATCGAAAAGGCACATACCCTCGAACTGATCCTTTTGAACGAAAACCGTCTGACGGTTACCAATAAGGATTATGCCGACAAAACGTCAAATGATGCATCGCACAGTACTCTGCAAAAGGCGCAAACTATCCTTAACACCATGGTAGTCAATGCGGTTACCAGCGATGAGGATGTGCTCATCGATACCATCGAGAAAAACTTCATGGTTTTTTCTCAAGCAGCGACATCCTCGACGCCGGCACCGTCCGAACAGCTTCAACTTCTCACCGACAATCTTCTCACCTCCCTCGAAAACTATCGCGAGTATAAAAACAACGAAATGGGGAAAACCATCCAGTCCAGCCGGTTTCTCAGCACTATTATCCATAACTGGCTGATTTTACTGGTATTGAGCGTTGTTGTAATTGTAGGTACAGGGTCTGTTTCGCTCCTGAGGCGGATTGTACGGCCGACTATCGAGCTCAGCCGGGCTGCGGCGAGGTTCGGGCAGGGAGATTTCAGCGCACGGAGTTCTGTCGTGTACAATGACGAGCTTGGGAATCTGTGCCAGACTTTCAATAACATGGCCGAGGACATCGAACATCGCGAGAAATCCCGTATCCAGTTCATTGCTACGGTTATTCACGATATCAGGAACCCGCTCGCAATAATCGGTGCGACCGCGCGGATGCTGAAGAAAAAGGAGATGGAGACCGAACGCCTGAATGTGTGGCTCGAACGGGTGATTCGCGAGGTGGAAAAACTTGAAAATCAGACTCATGATCTCATGGACAGTGCGCAGATTCAGACGGGACAGCTTTCTTTGCAGATAAACGAATTCAATCTGACCGAGCTCGCTGAGGAAATTTATACGGAACAATCGGAGGTGTGTTCCTCGCATGTTTTTGTATTCGAGGGTTGTGACGACATACGGATTCTCGGGGACAGAAAGAGGCTCGAACGGGTCATAATCAATCTCCTGTCCAACTCGATCAAGTACAG is a window of bacterium DNA encoding:
- a CDS encoding HAMP domain-containing histidine kinase — protein: MHDTEHDGMVAFKSGNTSMNGSFSPSISIKRFITLWVGSIMAACVVLSIAILIIIGKLESLNTKTINDLQAIEKAHTLELILLNENRLTVTNKDYADKTSNDASHSTLQKAQTILNTMVVNAVTSDEDVLIDTIEKNFMVFSQAATSSTPAPSEQLQLLTDNLLTSLENYREYKNNEMGKTIQSSRFLSTIIHNWLILLVLSVVVIVGTGSVSLLRRIVRPTIELSRAAARFGQGDFSARSSVVYNDELGNLCQTFNNMAEDIEHREKSRIQFIATVIHDIRNPLAIIGATARMLKKKEMETERLNVWLERVIREVEKLENQTHDLMDSAQIQTGQLSLQINEFNLTELAEEIYTEQSEVCSSHVFVFEGCDDIRILGDRKRLERVIINLLSNSIKYSAQGTTISLKVEKRDSQAVYSITDQGVGMSPEDIKLIFQPFGRLTSTKHMAQGTGLGLFSVKKIIEAHGGSIAVTSETGGGTTFEIFLPLAGDSINQGTSDT